In Phreatobacter aquaticus, a single genomic region encodes these proteins:
- a CDS encoding ABC transporter ATP-binding protein has translation MTDPEAVPLLSVRDLSVAFRQGGKESLAVDRISFDIARGETIALVGESGSGKSVSALSVMKLLPYPAASHPSGEILFKGQDLLKAPEADMRAVRGNDISIVFQEPMTSLNPLHTIGQQVAEVLILHRGLSQTAAQARAIDLLAKVGLPDPESRLDAYPHQLSGGQRQRVMIAMALANEPDLLIADEPTTALDVTVQAQILKLLKDLQREFGMAILFITHDLGVVRKFADRVCVMRHGQIVEQGPVREIFERPRETYTRDLMAAEPTPMVRPEKDGGALVMEADDLKVWFPIKRGLLRRTVGHIKAVDGITIAVKAGHTLGIVGESGSGKTTLGLALLRLISSEGPIVFMGQPIQGLGVKAMRPKRREMQVVFQDPYGSLSPRMSVSEIVAEGLGVHHPHISADEVDRRVTTALVDVGLDPETRHRYPHEFSGGQRQRVAIARAMVLEPSFIMLDEPTSALDRIVQAQIVDLLRDLQAKRNLTYLFISHDLKVVSALADDIIVMKDGRIVEQGPAERVFKHPEKDYTKALFAAAFDLETTAYGSPAP, from the coding sequence ATGACAGACCCAGAAGCCGTACCCCTCCTTTCCGTCCGCGATCTCTCCGTTGCCTTCCGCCAGGGCGGGAAGGAGAGCTTGGCCGTCGACCGCATCTCCTTCGACATCGCGCGTGGTGAGACCATCGCTCTGGTCGGCGAAAGCGGCTCCGGCAAGTCGGTCTCGGCGCTCTCGGTGATGAAGCTCCTGCCCTATCCAGCGGCGTCACACCCGTCGGGCGAGATCCTGTTCAAAGGCCAGGACCTGCTGAAGGCGCCGGAAGCCGACATGCGGGCGGTGCGCGGCAACGACATTTCCATCGTGTTCCAGGAACCGATGACCTCGCTCAACCCGCTGCACACGATCGGGCAGCAGGTGGCGGAAGTGCTGATCCTGCACCGCGGCCTGTCGCAGACCGCGGCACAGGCACGTGCCATCGATCTGCTCGCCAAGGTCGGCCTGCCCGATCCTGAATCCAGGCTCGACGCCTATCCCCACCAGCTCTCCGGCGGTCAGCGCCAGCGCGTGATGATTGCCATGGCGCTGGCCAATGAGCCGGACCTTCTCATTGCCGACGAGCCGACCACCGCGCTCGACGTGACGGTGCAGGCGCAGATCCTGAAGCTCCTGAAGGATCTGCAGCGCGAATTCGGCATGGCGATCCTGTTCATCACCCACGATCTCGGCGTCGTACGGAAATTCGCCGACCGGGTCTGCGTCATGCGCCATGGCCAGATCGTCGAACAGGGGCCGGTGCGCGAGATTTTCGAGCGCCCGCGCGAGACCTATACGCGCGACCTGATGGCCGCCGAGCCGACACCCATGGTCCGCCCCGAGAAGGACGGCGGAGCCCTCGTCATGGAGGCCGACGATCTCAAGGTCTGGTTCCCGATCAAACGGGGGCTTCTCCGGCGCACCGTCGGGCATATCAAGGCGGTGGACGGGATCACGATCGCGGTGAAGGCCGGGCACACGCTCGGCATTGTCGGAGAGAGCGGCTCGGGCAAGACGACACTCGGGCTGGCGCTTCTCCGCCTGATCTCGTCGGAAGGTCCGATCGTGTTCATGGGCCAGCCGATCCAGGGGCTTGGTGTGAAGGCCATGCGGCCGAAGCGTCGCGAGATGCAGGTGGTGTTCCAGGACCCGTACGGCTCGCTGTCACCGCGGATGTCGGTCAGCGAAATCGTCGCGGAAGGGCTCGGCGTCCACCATCCCCATATCAGTGCAGATGAGGTGGATCGCCGGGTGACAACGGCCCTCGTCGATGTCGGCCTCGATCCCGAAACCCGCCACCGCTATCCCCACGAATTCTCGGGCGGCCAGCGCCAGCGCGTGGCCATTGCCCGTGCCATGGTGCTGGAGCCCTCCTTCATCATGCTGGACGAGCCGACCTCGGCCCTCGACCGCATCGTGCAGGCCCAGATTGTCGACCTCTTGCGCGACCTCCAGGCCAAGAGGAACCTGACCTATCTGTTCATCTCGCACGACCTGAAGGTGGTCTCGGCACTCGCCGACGACATCATCGTCATGAAGGACGGCCGGATCGTGGAGCAGGGTCCCGCGGAACGGGTGTTCAAGCATCCGGAGAAGGATTACACGAAGGCCCTCTTCGCCGCCGCCTTCGATCTTGAAACCACAGCCTACGGAAGCCCCGCACCGTGA
- a CDS encoding type II toxin-antitoxin system VapC family toxin — protein sequence MAVSIYLDANFLIRLVESPHGQNVRHEQLWDMIDTGRLTAMTSWLTWSEVLVHPLRHGDDALVAVYDRIFAGETATLACHDVERPVLRQAAEFRARWPALKSPDAIHLATAALQDCGWFVTSDARLAVLPRLNYLNPDIPSDIDRFLTALP from the coding sequence GTGGCCGTCAGCATCTATCTCGATGCCAATTTCCTGATCCGGCTCGTGGAGAGCCCGCATGGCCAGAATGTCCGGCACGAGCAATTGTGGGACATGATCGATACCGGCCGGCTGACGGCCATGACCAGCTGGCTCACCTGGAGCGAGGTTCTCGTTCACCCGCTTCGGCACGGCGATGACGCGCTGGTGGCGGTCTATGACCGGATCTTCGCGGGCGAGACGGCGACACTTGCCTGCCACGACGTCGAGCGACCCGTGCTTCGCCAGGCCGCCGAATTCAGGGCACGCTGGCCGGCCCTCAAGTCTCCGGATGCCATTCATCTCGCAACCGCGGCGCTGCAGGATTGCGGCTGGTTCGTCACGTCCGATGCCCGCCTCGCCGTCTTGCCGCGGCTCAACTATCTCAATCCCGACATTCCCTCCGACATTGACCGCTTCCTGACGGCGCTCCCATGA
- a CDS encoding ABC transporter permease, whose translation MAAITVAPAPDAAPRPFLSPLNQRRLSNFRANRRGFWSFRLFMLLFVVTLFAELLANDRPLFIRMEGQNFYPILFDYSEKALGGEFETPVDFKEAFMLDLFEQKKAFLVWPLIRHSYSSTVKDPLTPFPSAPTWAQSDKLPDCVAAEAKPRSERPAGSSYCQRGNWNWLGTDDQGRDVVARIIYGFRISVLFGLTLTIISSVIGIAAGAVQGYFGGWTDLLFQRFIEIWTAIPSLYLLLIISSVLAPSFFVLLGILLLFSWVSLVGLVRAEFLRARNFEYVKAARALGVGSFTLMRRHLLPNAMVATITFLPFILSGSVMTLTALDFLGFGLPVGSPSLGELLQQGKSNLQAPWLALTAFVTIAVMLSLLIFVGEAVRDAFDPRKTFA comes from the coding sequence ATGGCTGCCATCACCGTCGCGCCGGCACCCGATGCCGCACCCCGCCCCTTCCTGTCGCCGCTCAACCAGCGCCGGCTCTCGAATTTCCGCGCCAATCGCCGGGGCTTCTGGAGCTTCCGGCTGTTCATGCTGCTGTTCGTGGTGACGCTGTTCGCCGAGCTTCTGGCCAATGACCGCCCGCTATTCATCCGCATGGAGGGGCAGAATTTCTACCCCATCCTGTTCGACTATTCGGAGAAGGCGCTGGGCGGCGAGTTCGAGACGCCGGTCGATTTCAAGGAGGCCTTCATGCTCGACCTGTTCGAGCAGAAGAAGGCCTTCCTCGTCTGGCCGCTGATCCGCCACTCCTATTCGTCCACCGTGAAGGACCCGCTGACGCCATTTCCCTCGGCGCCGACCTGGGCGCAGAGCGACAAGCTGCCGGACTGCGTGGCGGCCGAGGCAAAACCGCGGAGCGAACGTCCCGCCGGCTCGAGCTATTGCCAGCGCGGCAACTGGAACTGGCTCGGCACCGACGACCAGGGCCGCGATGTCGTCGCCCGCATCATCTACGGCTTCCGCATCTCCGTGCTGTTCGGCCTGACGCTGACGATCATCTCATCGGTCATCGGCATCGCGGCCGGCGCCGTGCAGGGCTATTTCGGTGGCTGGACCGATCTCCTGTTCCAGCGCTTCATCGAGATCTGGACGGCCATCCCCTCGCTCTACCTGCTGCTGATCATCTCCTCGGTGCTGGCGCCGAGCTTCTTCGTGCTGCTCGGCATCCTGCTCCTGTTCTCATGGGTGTCGCTGGTGGGACTGGTGCGAGCGGAATTCCTGCGTGCCCGCAATTTCGAATATGTGAAGGCGGCCCGCGCGCTTGGCGTCGGCTCGTTTACCCTGATGCGCCGGCATCTGCTGCCCAATGCCATGGTCGCCACCATCACCTTCCTGCCGTTCATCCTGTCCGGCAGCGTGATGACGTTGACCGCGCTGGACTTTCTCGGCTTCGGCCTGCCGGTCGGTTCGCCCTCGCTCGGCGAACTCCTGCAGCAGGGCAAATCGAACCTCCAGGCGCCCTGGCTGGCGCTGACAGCCTTCGTGACGATTGCGGTGATGCTGTCGCTCTTGATCTTCGTCGGCGAGGCGGTGCGCGACGCGTTCGATCCCCGCAAGACCTTCGCCTGA
- a CDS encoding microcin C ABC transporter permease YejB yields MLTYIIRRILLMVPTLFGIMLISFLVIQFAPGGPVERVIAQLTGNDMSASQRLGGGGGDAARQAASTAVEAAQSRYRGAQGLDPQFVAQLEKQFGFDKPAYERFGLMIWNYIRFDFGKSYFRDVSVISLIKEKLPVSISLGLWLTLLTYVISIPLGIRKAMTDGSRFDVWTSAVIIVGYAIPSFLFAILLIVLFAGGSFLDWFPLRGLWSDNWSQLSWHQKIIDYLWHLALPLTAMALGAFATMTLLTKNSFLEEIRKQYVMTARAKGLDESSVLYGHVFRNAMLIVIAGFPSAFVHAFFTGSLLIETIFSLDGLGLLGFESVLNRDYPVVFATLFIFSLVGLVVNLISDLMYTWVDPRIDFEAREV; encoded by the coding sequence ATGCTGACCTATATCATCCGCCGCATCCTGCTAATGGTCCCGACCCTGTTCGGGATCATGCTGATCTCCTTCCTGGTCATCCAGTTCGCCCCCGGCGGGCCGGTGGAGCGCGTGATCGCGCAGCTCACCGGCAATGACATGTCGGCCTCGCAGAGGTTGGGCGGCGGTGGCGGCGATGCCGCGCGGCAGGCGGCGTCCACGGCGGTGGAGGCGGCGCAGAGTCGCTATCGCGGCGCGCAGGGCCTCGATCCGCAATTCGTCGCGCAGCTGGAGAAGCAGTTCGGCTTCGACAAGCCGGCTTATGAACGCTTCGGCCTGATGATCTGGAACTATATCCGCTTCGATTTCGGCAAGAGCTATTTCCGCGACGTCTCGGTGATCAGCCTGATCAAGGAGAAGCTGCCTGTCTCGATCTCGCTCGGCCTGTGGCTGACGCTGCTCACCTATGTGATCTCGATCCCGCTCGGCATCCGCAAGGCGATGACCGACGGCTCGCGCTTCGATGTGTGGACATCGGCCGTCATCATCGTCGGCTATGCGATCCCAAGCTTCCTGTTCGCCATCCTGCTCATCGTGCTGTTTGCCGGCGGCTCGTTTCTCGACTGGTTCCCGTTGCGGGGCCTGTGGTCGGACAATTGGAGCCAGTTGAGCTGGCACCAGAAGATCATCGACTACCTCTGGCACCTGGCGCTGCCACTCACCGCCATGGCGCTCGGCGCCTTCGCGACGATGACGCTTCTGACCAAGAACTCGTTCCTCGAGGAGATCCGCAAGCAATATGTCATGACGGCGCGCGCCAAGGGACTGGACGAGAGCTCGGTTCTCTATGGCCACGTGTTCCGAAATGCCATGCTGATCGTCATTGCCGGCTTTCCCAGCGCCTTCGTCCACGCCTTCTTCACGGGATCGCTCCTGATCGAGACGATCTTCTCGCTCGATGGACTGGGCCTGCTCGGCTTCGAGAGCGTACTCAACCGCGATTATCCCGTGGTGTTCGCCACGCTGTTCATCTTCTCGCTGGTGGGCCTGGTGGTGAACCTCATCTCCGACCTCATGTATACGTGGGTCGATCCGCGCATCGATTTCGAAGCGCGGGAGGTCTGA
- a CDS encoding methyl-accepting chemotaxis protein, translating to MAMVGALVALSKSDPSAIPEDLPPELRETLRSLQIALRGRDESMLRQTVEYSIKASEAMAASARITGEIRETDGRAQAIAAGVEEMTASIDQISATARDIAQSMETASSAMQAGTAATAMSADASRKIGASFRSMSSAADALAEAAQQIGTFVSTIEALAQQTNLLALNATIEAARAGEAGRGFAVVASEVKALSGQTQRATDDIRTRIVRLETHVKEVMDNVVEVSGLVEESVARSEDAERQIVNVRQIVDGNTGRITDIAGLLDQQNQAVAEISRGVQAIAHHSRLSAGFADETLTMVGASEKIIAEQFAELESRNVPNYVLHRAKSDHLMWKKHLAEMMVGLKVIKAGELADHHQCRLGKWYDAVTDERLRRNPSFAALMPAHEAVHTNGRRAADLHQAGDRTGALAAFEAMNRSSTEVLAHLDVLIRG from the coding sequence ATGGCGATGGTCGGCGCGCTGGTCGCCTTGTCGAAGAGCGATCCATCCGCGATTCCCGAGGATCTGCCGCCGGAATTGAGGGAAACGCTGCGTAGCCTCCAGATCGCCCTGCGTGGCCGCGACGAGAGCATGCTGCGTCAAACCGTCGAATATTCCATCAAGGCGAGCGAGGCCATGGCCGCCTCGGCGCGCATCACCGGCGAAATCCGCGAGACCGACGGCCGCGCCCAGGCCATCGCCGCAGGCGTCGAGGAGATGACGGCCTCGATCGACCAGATTTCCGCGACCGCCCGCGACATCGCCCAGTCGATGGAAACCGCGAGCAGCGCCATGCAGGCCGGTACCGCGGCCACCGCCATGTCGGCCGATGCCAGCCGGAAGATCGGCGCCTCGTTCCGGTCTATGTCGTCGGCCGCCGATGCCCTGGCCGAGGCCGCCCAACAGATCGGGACCTTCGTCTCGACGATCGAGGCGCTGGCGCAGCAGACCAATCTCCTGGCGCTCAATGCGACGATCGAGGCGGCGCGAGCCGGCGAGGCCGGCCGCGGATTTGCCGTCGTCGCGTCGGAAGTGAAGGCCCTGTCAGGCCAGACGCAGCGGGCAACGGACGACATCCGCACCCGCATCGTCCGGCTCGAGACACACGTCAAGGAAGTCATGGACAATGTCGTGGAGGTCAGCGGCCTGGTCGAGGAAAGCGTGGCGCGATCCGAGGACGCCGAGCGGCAGATCGTCAACGTGCGTCAGATCGTCGACGGCAATACCGGGCGGATCACCGATATTGCCGGCCTGCTCGACCAGCAGAACCAAGCGGTCGCCGAGATCTCGCGTGGGGTTCAGGCGATCGCCCATCACTCGCGGCTATCCGCCGGCTTCGCCGACGAAACGCTGACCATGGTCGGCGCCTCGGAGAAGATCATCGCCGAACAGTTCGCGGAGCTCGAATCCCGCAACGTGCCGAATTATGTCCTGCATCGCGCCAAGTCCGACCACCTGATGTGGAAGAAGCATCTCGCGGAAATGATGGTGGGCCTGAAGGTGATCAAGGCCGGCGAACTGGCCGACCATCACCAGTGCCGCCTCGGCAAATGGTATGACGCAGTGACCGACGAGCGGCTCAGGCGCAATCCCAGCTTCGCGGCGCTGATGCCGGCACATGAAGCCGTTCACACGAATGGCCGGCGGGCGGCGGATCTGCACCAGGCGGGCGACAGGACGGGCGCACTCGCCGCGTTCGAGGCGATGAACCGGTCATCGACAGAGGTGCTCGCCCATCTCGATGTGCTGATCCGCGGTTGA
- a CDS encoding aspartate/glutamate racemase family protein, translating to MARRPRILVINPNSNEAVTEGLREAVKPLTYAEGPEIVCISLPEGPLGIETQEHVESVTLPLRRKVESANDADAFVIACYSDPGLFVAREGTTRPVFGIAESGVLTALARAERFGVIAIKSRSIPRHLRYLRQMGLMDRLAGERPLEMSVAETASGEGTLAKMIAVGRELRDLDGANAIVMGCAGMARHRKPLEDALGIPVIDPTQAAVTMAIGTLAVG from the coding sequence ATGGCACGCAGACCCCGTATCCTCGTGATCAATCCGAACTCCAACGAGGCCGTCACCGAAGGGCTTCGGGAAGCGGTGAAGCCGCTCACCTATGCCGAGGGCCCGGAGATCGTCTGCATCAGCCTGCCCGAGGGCCCGCTCGGCATCGAGACGCAGGAGCATGTGGAGAGCGTGACGCTGCCGCTCCGCCGCAAGGTGGAATCGGCCAATGACGCCGATGCCTTCGTCATCGCCTGCTATTCCGATCCCGGCCTGTTCGTCGCCCGCGAGGGCACGACGCGTCCGGTCTTCGGCATTGCCGAATCCGGCGTGCTGACGGCGCTTGCCCGCGCCGAGCGGTTCGGGGTGATCGCGATCAAGTCGCGCTCGATACCCCGCCATCTGCGCTATCTGCGCCAGATGGGCCTGATGGATCGCCTCGCCGGCGAGCGCCCCCTGGAAATGTCGGTCGCCGAGACAGCCTCTGGCGAGGGCACGCTCGCCAAGATGATCGCTGTCGGCCGCGAGCTCCGCGACCTCGACGGCGCCAATGCCATCGTCATGGGCTGCGCCGGCATGGCGCGGCACAGGAAGCCGCTGGAAGATGCGCTGGGCATTCCGGTGATCGACCCGACCCAGGCGGCGGTGACCATGGCGATCGGCACGCTGGCTGTGGGGTGA